Genomic DNA from Haloplanus sp. HW8-1:
GAATCGATATATTCGAAAGTGGTTTCGATAACGGCTTGATCCGGCAGTTGCTCGGTTAGCTGTCGTATGTTTCCTCGAACGACGCTGATGTCGTTCCGGAGGTTGTGTCGAAGCACTCGGTTGAGAACGGCAGCGAGATTGGATTGACTCGTGAGTTCGGCCTTGACATGCTCGCGTTCGCGTTCGCGTTCGAGCAACCGTGTGAGGTGCTCGGCAAACAGCGTCTCGATATCGCTGAACGGCTCAGAGCGGGGGTCGTCAGCGACGAAACAGACCGTCCCGTAGAGGGTCGCGTTGACGATGAGTGGAATCCCGAGGTAGGTGTCGTGGTTGCGGGTCTGGAGTGCCGGGTCGTCGGTCCACCCCTGGGCGGACGCATCGTGGAGTGCGTAGTGAGTCTCTGTCGTGATAGTCTCACGACAGTACGTATCTTCAAGCGAACATCGTAGTCCGGCAGGAAACTGCTCAGTATCGGTCGTGATGACTACCTCCCAGTCTTCAATTTCGCTGTCGATCCGAGTGAGATATCCATAATCCAGATCGAGATACTCCACCCCGACTTCCAGGACTTCACGGGCTTTTTTATCGAACGGAACCTCCTTTCGCACGATGGAGTGTAGTTGCTGTCTGGTTTCTGTCGGTGGGACTGTCGTCTCCGCCATTCAGTGCTCACCTCTCTGATGTGTGTGTCTTTGACTCTCGGCTGGTCGCTCTATACTGTCAAACAAATCAGATTGCGATTGAGCTGTTCGACCCGCTTCTCGGAGACTGTCGCGTTCCCCTCTGCCTTCGACTCGTTCGGTAATGTCTCTATTGACAGCAACAAAGTCAGTTATTTCTCCCGTCTCGTCAGTTACCGGTGTAATCGTTTGATTGATAACATACCGGTCGCCGCCTTTCGTCGCATTGACTAATTCACCCTCCCACGTGTCTCCGGCGAGGATCGTCTCCCACAGTTCCTCGTAGAATTCCTCGTCGTGTTCGCCGGATTTGAGGATTTGCGGTGTCCGACCAATCGCTTCTTCGGCAGTGTATCCGGTGGTTGTTTCGAAGGCCGGATTGACGTATTCGATGGTCCCGTCAGCGTCAGTAATATACACCGAATGCGATGTGGCCTCGATTGCTTGCTTGAACTGGCGAAGCTCACGTTCGCGTTCGTGGCGTTCAGTTATATCAATTGCCACACCGGTGACAGTACCGACGCCCCCATCCTCGTCGAACACGGGATTGTACGTCGTCTGGTAGACAGCATCAGCGATTTCGTGTGTTGCCGTCGTCTGTGCCCCCTTGAGGGCACTCTCGGCTGCAGCGATAATATCGGGATTGTCAGCAAATACGTCGAAGACAGACTCGCCAACCAGTTCGCCGGGCAGAAACCCCAGTGTACTCAGAGCCTTGCCCCGGGACAGCGTGAACACGCCGTCTGCATCGAATGCAAAGGAGATGAGCGGACTGTGTGAGAGGACAGTATCGAGTTCCTCGGTCTGTTGGGTGAGTTTGTCATGGACACGTTCTTTTTCGACGCTATTTATAATCCGGTTGGCGAGGACAGTGAACTGGTCGGTGCCGGACTCCTTCTGGAGATAGTCGGTCACACCGGCCGAAATAGCGTCGCTGGCGACTTCTTCGGACCCTCTGCCGGTAAAGAGAATAAACGGGAGGTCCGGATAGGACTCACGGACAGCTGTGAGAAATTCGATCCCATCCATGCCAGGCATGTTATAATCGCTGACGATACAGTCAATATCGTCGCCGAGACGCTCACTTCCCTTCGCTGCGCTGGGCGCTTTCTCGACGCTGATCCGGTCTGTCTCCCTTTCGAGACACGTCACAGCCAGGTCAGCGAAGCCAGGGTCGTCCTCGACGTGAAGTACCTGGATCTGCTCGGGGCGACTCCCGTTCTTCGACCGTCCATTGGTGTGAGTTTGTTTGCGTGACATTATCTCTCTTCTCACCGCAGGTTATCGGTCCATCTCAGGCGGTGAACTCCAGTGGGTTGAGCCAGAGCGTGAACCCATCGTCGTCTGTGATGAGTCCGCGCAGGAGGTCAGTGTCACCGACACTGTCGGTGTCCAAGGTCTCCTCAGTCACCTCGGTCACTTCGTGGACATCCGAGACGAGCCAGCCGGTTGCCCCTCCGTGCCGACGGTGTCCGAATCGAGGACGACGATGCGACCGTTCGACCGACCTCCATCGGCACTTACCGCGTTCGATCTGTCGAGGAGTGCGGAGAGATCGACGATGGTCGTCGTCTGCCCCCGGAGATCCATCATCCCTGCGACGTGGGCAGCATCGCTCGGTGTGGTCGTCAACTCGCCGGCTCTGACGATCTCGGCCACGTACGTGATGTCAACACAGCAGGTTTTCTCACCTAACCGAAACGTCAGCACCTGCGTCCCGGTGTCCGCTGTGGTCGCCATCAGGCACTCACCCTCCCATCCGGCGGCAGTGACGACACACCCGGCTGGCTCGGCCAGCGCGTGGGTGACCACGTGATGACGTCCCTCGACGTGGGTGTGGGCCCCGAGTGGACAGTCCCAATCATCGGGTCTCACTCCCTGACTGTCTGGTCTCGGACGACCTACCGGACCCGACGCCACCGTCGGCTACAGCTGATGAGCGAGTGTCACCCGAGCCCGTGGCCCCCGCCGGATTCTGCGCCACGTTCTGAACCTCGAAATCCGCGACCTGTGCGTGCAGGTCGTCGGCGAGCGTGGAGAGGTGCTGGATGGTCTCTGCGGTTTCAGACAGCGAGGCGGACTGCTCTTCAGTCGCTGCTGAGACGCTGCTTGCCTCGGCCGCGGTCTGCTGACTCACACTCGACACTTCGTCCACCATCGAAACGACCTCTTCCGAGGAGGCTGCCTGATCGTCGGTGGCGTCACTGATCTCTGTAATGCCCGACTCGGCCTGTTGGACAGCCCCCGCGATCTCGTCGAACATTTCGATTGCGTCTTCGATGGTTTCTGACCCCCGCTCGACACGGCCACTCATCTGCTCCATCCTGTCGACTGTCTCGCCCGTCGTCGATTGAATGGCTGTGATGCGCTGTTCGATATCGGTCGTCGCGTCGGCGACCTCCTGAGCGAGCCCCTTGATTTCGTCGGCAACCACTGCGAAGCCTTCGCCAGCCTCGCCAGCACGGGCTGCCTCGATAGAGGCATTCAATGCGAGCATATTCGTCTGCTCTGCTATCCCAGTGATCATCTCGACAATCTCGCCGATTTCTTCCATCTTTTCGTCGAGAGTCTTCACCTGGGTGGCGGCCTGGTCTGCCTGTGTTTCGATGGCTTCGATTTCCTCGGTCGCGTCAGCGGCGTACTCCAGGCCGGTTTCACTCCGCTCGACGGCTGTCGAGGCGGTTGCGGCGACCTCCTCTGCCGAAGAGGCGATTTCTTCGACTGTGGCCGACATGTCGTTCATCTCGTTGGCGACTTCCTGGAGGTTCTCGCTCTGTGTGTCGGCACCGTGTGAAATCTCCTCAACGGACTCGGCAACCTCAGACCCGGCCTGCTCGATTTCTTCGGCACCGCTGGCGGCCTCCTCGCTCGATGTCGATACCTCGTTGGCGATTGCCTGGACACGGCTGACGCTGTCGCTCAGTTGTTCGATTCCGTCTTCGAGCGTCGTCAGTACGTCGCCATAATCGCCGGGATAGTCGGTTTCGAACTGACGGTCCAGTTCGCCCGTTTGCAGACCCTCGCTCGCGATGGCAATCTGCTCGAACCCGTCCGAGAGTTGCCGCGATCCCGCGTCGAGACTATCCAGTACGTCGCCGTACTGGCCGGGCTGGTCCGTATCGATCTGCTGTTCGACCTGGCCCTGCTGGAGATTGTCGCTGACACGCTGTATCTCGTCGAAACTCTCGGTGAGCTGTGTCGTTCCCGAGTCGATGCTTTGCATGATATCTCCGTAGCTCCCAAGATAGTCGGTCTCGACATCCCGCTGGGGATTCCCGGTATCGAGGTCCTGGCCGACGGCGTCGAGTTCGGCGAAGACGTTGCGCAGGTTCGTCTGCATCTCGTTGAACGCCTCGACCATGCGTCCGATTTCGTCGCTTTCGACGTGATCGTCGAGATCAGTGTCGAGATCGCCCTCACTGGCGGCAACGGCCGCCTCCGAGAGCTGGTTGATTGGCGTCGTAATCCGTCGCGCCACGAACAGTCCAATTGCGATTGCAACGATGAACGCTCCCACGGTAAGTGCGAGGATGGTCATGCGAGCGGTTTGTGTGACGCTGTCGGCCTGGGCGTCCTGCTGGGCCTTGGTCTCCTCTGCTGAGGCGCCGAGGGCTTCCGTCGTTTCAATTAGCTCAGTGCGCACTCCCTCCATCTCGGCGGCTTTCTGTTCTGCGAGGTTCTCATCGCCCGCTTCCCTGGCCTCGAAATACTCGCTGGCGAGTTGCACATACTCTTCATCCTGTGATTTGATAGTTTCAAGTTGCTGTTGTTGCTCTTGGGTCAGATCTCTCTCTTCTACCCGCTGTTCCTGTTGATCGAAGGTTTCCGAAGCCTCGTCAAATCGCTGCTGGGCGTTCTCTTCACCGATTTTCGCCAGCTGTACAGCTAATGCTTGCTCTTCAGCGGCAACACGCAATTCCGCCGTCGCATCCATCAGTTCTCCATCGTCTCCGATCTTGTCGGCCTGAGTGTTGACATCGGTAATCGACGTGTAGCCCACTAACCCTGTTACTCCGACAAGCAGTGCCACGATCATGAAGGCGATGAGCAGTTTCGGTCGCAGGTCCAGACTGTCGATTTTTATCTTGTCAATCATTTTTTACACTCCTGCCTGGGGACACGCAGGTGTTCGGAGTACTTGTTCGCGCCTTGGGCCGCGTGTTACTGAGTTGCACAGTGGGTGGGCAGGACTATTTGATTACGAGACTGTGGGCTAAGAAGTCAGGTCGTGTCCGGACAGCAGTGCTAATATATTAGGTCGCCCTTCTCAGTCGGAGTCGGCGGATTCGGTTGCGGCCACCAAATTCCCGTCGCCCTTCAACAGAGTGTCGAACAGTTTCCGTTCCGCTTCCCGGACGTGCTCGTGGAAGGTTGGGTTCGAGAACCCGAACATCTCCGCGATGTCTTTGCCACTCGCATCCCGGGGCGAGTCGAAGTACCCACACCGATAGGCTGTTTCGATGACCTCGCGCTGGCGGGTGGTGAGAGTTTCGAGTATGCTACCATGCATAGCGGCACTCGAATCGGAGGAGGTACTCGACTCCCGCTTGGCGAGCAGTTGTGCGTCCTCGAATTGGGACATCACCAGGTCGACTGCTTGCCGAGCATCACTCGCCCGCGGAACTTCCACTGTCAGCCGACCGCCAGTCTTGTCAGCCGAGAGTCGTCGCAGAATCAGTCCTCGGTCGGACAACTCGGAGCCAAGAAACGGTCCCGTGAAGTACATCTGAACGAACGTGTCCGTCTCTCTCTCTATCAGACGGTTCTTCTCGACCCCGTCCAGTTGTTCGGCCTCCTTCAGTACTTGAGCTGGCGTTCCATCAGTGACTTTGGCGAAGACGAGCGTGGACTGGTCGGACTGTGGAACGAATCCATCGAGTTCGAGGCCGAGATTGGTTCCGGCGGTGAGCCGGCAGAACAGACAGGTCCGGTCCTGAATCTCGAAGTCGAGTTCCATCGTCTGATCTGTGTGCAGTGCCTCTTTATGCTCCATCGCAACAATCGAGCGGGCAAATAAGTCGCCCAGGTCTTCCAGGACGGAACGCATCGCAGCTGGAAAGCCCGATTGCGTACGTGCGTATACGCTGAGGACACCGTAGAGTGTCTCTTCATAGACGAGTGGAATACTCAGTACGGACTGGAATCCACGCTCGAGGGCCACACTCCGCCAGTTGTCGCGGTGGATATCCGTCGCGATGTTCGCACTGCCACTCACATCTCGGGAGCGTGCAGCCTGCACGGACGGTTCGGACTTGCCTCCCGCATCTAATCCGAGAGGGATACTGTCGAGATACCCCTCCGCGTTACCGGCGCGTGCCTGGGGAGACAACTGCTTTTCTCCGAGGTCGACGCGACCGATCCAGGCAAAGTCCACAAGTTCGGACTCGACGAGGCACTCACAGACCATCTGTTCGAGTTCCGCCCGCGTTTCGGACTGCACGATTGCGTGACTGATGTCCCGTATCTGTTCGTTTATCGACTCGACTTGCTGGAGTTCACGGCGCTGGTCCTGGAGTTGCTGTTCATGCTCGACACGGCTGAGTGCCGCCTCGGCTGTGGCTCCCAGCGTCTCCACGAGACTGACTGTCTGGTCGGTGAACTCCGCGGGTTGGGTATCACCAGCCACGAGAACACCTCGGTCAGCGACTGGAATGACCAGTTCGCTTCGGACCGTCCGCTCGAATTCGTACTCCGTCTCACGTGTCCAGAAGTCATCGACGAGCGTGGTCTCGCCGGTGGAAAGTGCATGCCATTCGACGCCAACTCCCGGTTCCAGAACGGGAAACTCTTGGGGTGGCTCCTCAGGTTGGTTCCCGTCAGTAGTGATCACTGGCTGGAGTTCCCAGTCTACCTCATCGAAATGATAGAAGGCGACGGTCGCGACGTTGAGGATCTCGCCCAAGGTCTTGACCACCGTCTGTTCCACGTCCCGTGCAGTTTTGGCGCCGAGCAACTCTCGCGTTGCCTCGTTGAGTGACCGCAAACGGCGTTCGTGTTTGAGTTGGTCGCTGATATTACGGATAATGCCGAAGGTAACGTCCCTCTCGCCCAGTTTGACCGTCCGTACGCTGACTTCAACTGGGATTTGAGTTCCCTCCCCGGTAACGACGTGAATTTGAGATCCATCGGACAAGCGCCGCCAGGTCCCTCCGTCGTCTATTGCGTCTGTAAAGAACGATTCGTACGCCGTTTTGGACTCAGTCGGATACAGAATGGAGCCTGGCCGACCGATGAGTTCGCTTTCTGGATACGCAAATAGACTTTCGGCGGCCTCGTTTACTTCGATTATCTCGCCTGTTTCCGCGTCCGCAGCGACGATGGGGTCCGGTGCTGTCTCCAGTAGCGTCTGGTACTGTTTCTCGGCCCGCTGTCGTGCCTGCTCTCGCTCTTTCCGCTCGGTGACATCCCTGAAGTAGACGGCAATCCCACCGTCGTCGTTGGGGGATGCCTGAATATCGAACCAACTGTCGAGACCCGAGTAATACGCCACGAACGAGGTCGGCTCGCGTGTGTCCATCACCTCCCGGTACCGCTCCTCGAATGTCGTTCCACGTGCGTCGTCGAACACGTCCCAGATGGTCCGGTCGAGGAGTTCCACCTCGGGTGTGTTCAACAGTTCTGCGCCCTGATCGCTGATGAACGAGAACCGCCAGTCGGCGTCCACCTCGATGATCCCGTCAGTAATCCGGTCGATTACCTGTTTCCGTTTGCGTTCCTGCTGCTTGCGCTCGGTGATGTCACGTAACGTTACGATAATGCCGCTGACTTTCTGAGAATCGAGAAGGTTCCTAGCTCGACTCTCGACCCAAAGCCACGTCCCGTCTTTCCTTCGGACACGAAATTCCATCTTTTCCGAGACACTCTCCCCAGTGGTGTACTTCCGGAGGCGCTCTTTGATCCGGTCGCGGTCCTCGGGGTGAACGTAGTCGAACGCCGACTCACCGACTCGCTCGTTGGCCTCGTATCCGAGCATTCCGGTCACACCCGGACTCTCGTATTTGATGACCCCGTCCTCGTCGACGACGATAGTTAGGTCAGAGACGCTTTCGAGATACAGTTCGTGGCGTTCGAGTTCCGCCTCACGTTCCTTGCGCTCGGTGATGTCCGTAGACGTGCCAAACCATTCGACAATTTCGCCATCCTCCAGGATTGGGACTGCCCCCGAATGCGCCCACCCGGTGGCTCCATCAGCGCGCTTGACACGGTGTTCCATCTCGAACGGGCTCTGTGTCTCGATCGCTTCGTCGATTGCCTCCCCCACGCGCTCTCTCGTCTCTCGGAATGTAGTCTTGCCACGTGTTGGGGGTATCGTCCGCGACAAACCCCTCCCCGGCAAGTTGGTCTATTTCAGACCAATCAGGACTTATTCGATAGACACCCTCTGTGGTGGCCTCCACCAACGCATTGAGCCGTTCCTCACGCTCCTGTACCGCTTGGTCGGCGTGTTTGCGCTCGGTGACGTCCCGAGTGGTGATAACGATCCCCTCAAACAGCGGATCATCCGTGAGAACGCGAGCACGGCTCTCGACCCAGATCCACTCACCATCTGTCGTCCGGGCGCGATATTCTATCGGACGCTGGGAACCTTCCTCCGCCACACGTTCTTGGAACCGCTCTTTGACCCGCTCTCTGTCCTCGGGATGAATGTGTGTGAACGCCGGTTCACCGACTCGCTCGCCAGGTTCATACCCGAGTATCTCGCTGATTCCAGGACTATCATACCTGATGGTTCCATCCAACTCGACGACGGTGATGAGATCTGAGACGCTTTCGAGATACAGTTGCTGACGTTCGAGTTTCGCTTCGCGTTCCTTGCGGTCGGTCACCTCTTGCCCCGAACTGAGGGTCCCAGTGATACTGCCCTCGTCGTCACGGAGGACTGTGTTGTGCCATTCGGTGATGCGCTCTTGACCGTCCGCTGTCACGACCGCGTTCTCGTGGCGTTCGTCGGCCTCTATCTCACCGGTCATCAACCGGTCAAACACTCCACGAACCTCCTCCTGTATCCGGTCCGGAATGCACGTGTCGAACCAGTCTGCCCCGACGAGGGTGCCCGGTTCGTAGCCGAGAATATCACGGGCTTTGGCGTTTGTGTACGTCACTTCCCCAGTGGCGTCAATCGCTATCATCATCACATCGGCGATCTCGAGGAACCTGTCGCTGACATCCGAGGCGGGCGAAGGAGGTTGCGAGCGCGACTTCATAGTAACTATGGGGCGTTCTTTATGTTGTAGACAGAAATATCCTTGAAGAACTACGTACGCTCTTGAGTAGACTGGCGGAATACTCTGTTAACAAGCCACAATTAGGCGTGTGTGACGGGCTGAGACGCCGGAATTCGTGGGGGGAAGCGATTCATCACCCCATTCCGAAGAGCCAGTTCCGCTGTACTACCGAAGAGCGAGTTAGCATGAAGAGTGAGGCGTGCTGATTTCTGAGTGTCTATGCCCGAAATCAGCCGCCTCAGCGATGATAACGACTGGATCGAATTAGATTTTGTGGAGCGTCAGCGGACACCCGAGTTCGCGATGCGGCTCGGTATTCAGATGCACGTGGCAGGACTATCACTTTCGAATACAATCTCGATTCTTGAAAGGTTGGGTGTCGAACGCTCTCGAACAGCCGTCCACAACTGGGTGCAGAAGGCCGATCTACAGCCCGAAGGCGGTGCAAGCCCGAATCACGTTGCACTCGACGAAACCGTGATTCGAATCAACGATCAGCAATACTGGCTGTATGCCGCCATCGATCCTGAAACGAACACATTCCTTCATATTCGGCTCTTTAGCACGTATACGACCGGCCTTACAGAAATCTTCCTGAGCGAGTTACGCGAGAAACACGATGTCGAAACCGCCGTGTTTCTCGTCGACGATGCTCAGTGGCTCAAAACTGCCCTCAATCGACACGGCCTCGATTGCAGATACGAACTCCATGGCAATCGGAATGCCGTCGAACGTATATTTAGAGAAGTAAAAAGACGAACCTCTTCGTTTTCAAATACGTTCAGTCACGTGGAGCCGACGACAGCAGAATCGTGGCTCCAAGCCCTCGCCGTCTGGTGGAATCGATGCCAAAGTTAACGCGACCGCGTGACGCGGGCGAAGGTTCATGACGGTGGACGTACAATTCTTGTGTGGTATGGACTGTCGAGTCGTCGTCGAGGCAGCGGTCCCGGTGTACGACGTAGAGACCCCGGACGAGGCGATTCGGATCGCCATCGCCAAGACCGGTGAGATGCTGAATCCCGACCTCAACTACGTGGAGATCGAGATGGGATCGCGGACCTCCCCGTCGGGGGAGGAGCTCCAGCCGGCCTTCATCGCGGCCGACGAGGCACTCGTCGCCCTTGAACTCGAAATGACGGTGTTCAACGTGGAACAGGAGGAACACGCCTCCCGGATCGCGCGCAAGGAGATCGGTCAGCGACTGGAGAACGTCCCGCTCACGATACTATCGGTCGAGCGGATCGAGTCGGACGACGAGACGGACGAGGACGACGAGACGGACGAGGACGATGCGACGGACGAGGACGATGCGACGGACGAGGACGATGCGACGGACGAGGACGATGCGACGGACGAGGACGACGAACTCATCCCCGAGTTCGAGGAACTGGTCGACGAGTGATCGCCGGCGCCACCGCTGGTCGATCGAAGCGTGTCGGGAGACCGCGCCGTACGTTCGCGTTCAGTCCGCGCGAGGAGCGACGCGCTCCTCGGACGTGTCCAGGGAGGAAGTGATTCCCTTCGCCAACTTGAAAACAGCCGCCTTGTGATCGGTCTTGGACTTGTGGATGGATGTGGGTCGTACCCCCATCTCCTCGTATGCCGTCAGGTCGATTTCGTCGTCATGCCACGCCGCACACTGTTTCTCTACCTCGGCCAGAAGGCCGTGCAGGTGAATGAGCTCCTGCTTTTTCATAACAACGTCCCATAGCGAGTGGAAGGTTATATTATTATCCTGAGTGGAGTTAACATGCGTCTCGGCAAGCGTCGGGGTCCGTTGCCGGGGCGTTCTGAAACGTTTTAGTCGTCACGGTTGTCAGGTTGGGGTATGGATTACGAAGACAGTCTCGACCGGGCGCTAACGGAGACGCCGGAGATAAGCGACGCTGTCGGCCGGTTTCAGGTCCCGGACCCCGAGGTTCGAACGGAGGGCAACGTCACCAGCTACGAGAACTTCGAGGAGACACACGACCGTCTGAATCGGGAGCGGGACCATCTCCTCAAGTTCTTCCAGTCGGAACTCGGGACGAGCGCCAGTATCGACGATCGGGGACGTGCGCGCTTCACCGGCGATTTCAAGCAGTCACGCGTGGCGGATGCCCTCGACGAGTACGTCGAAACCTTCGTGACGTGCTCGGAGTGTGGATCGCCCGACACTCGACTGGTCGAGGAGCGCGGCGCGACGGTCCTGAAATGTGACGCCTGTGGCGCGCTTTCCTCCGTTTCGGAGCTGTGATCAGTCGAACTGCTTGACGAGTTCGAGGTCGCGTTCGGTTCGCATGAACTCCGCGAGGCGGCGGGTCGCATGACACGTCGGACAGCTGAAATTATTTCGGTGACCGGGTAGATCGGTCGGTCCGGCTTCCCAGTCCTTGCCGCACTCGGGACACAACAGTCTCACGAACGCTTCGGCCATACCCTCTTCTGTGTCACGGAGTCTCATTAAACGTTCGGGGCTGCGACCGGGCGCCGATACACCTCCGGACCCCCACGACGGCCGCCGTACGACACCGTGGCCCGCCGGAACCGTTCCGGTCGGCTCCGTCACGATTTCAAAACCCTTAACGCCGCCTCGCCGGTAGCGTACAGTAGCGGGATGGGATAGCCAGGAGATTCCGCCGGGCTCATAACCCGGAGATCGGTAGTTCAAATCTATCTCCCGCTATTTTCGAACGCCTCGTAGATTTGAACAGTGAGTGAAACGACCGTGGTTCAAATCTATCTCCCACTATCTTTCGGCGGCCGTCGGGACGAATCGGAGCCGAGATCGGTCGAACGAACCGTCGTTCCCCGTCTCCCCGACGTGGGTTTCTCGGCACCTTTCTCCGGAGTTGTCCCACGTTCGGCGACCCCGCCCTGTGGGACCGAAAGCCATAATCGCCGCGCGTCCCTGCCGATAGTCGATGAGTCACCAGTTGCCTGACGTGCAGGCAAGCCAGCCCGACGTGACCGTCGGGCTCAGTCAGGTCGGCGTCACCGGAGTCGAGAAACTCGTCAAACTCGACCGGAACGGCAAGCGCCCGATCGTTCTGATGGCGGAGTTCGAAGTGTTCGTCGACTTGCCGAGCGGCCGCAAGGGGATCGACATGAGCCGGAACATGCAGGTGATCGACGAGACACTGGAGGCGGCCGTCGCGGAACCGTCCTACCGCGTCGAGGAGGTGTGTGGCGACGTCGCCGAGCGACTCCTCGAGAAGCACGAGTACACCTCGACCGCCGAGGTCCGGATGGAGGCGGACTACGTCACCCGCGAGCGAACGCCCGCCTCGGAGCTCGATACGCAGAACACGGCGACCATCATCGCCGGTGCGGTCGCCACCGACGAGGGAACACGTGAGGAAATCGGCGCCCGCGTCACCGGGATGACGGTCTGTCCCTGCTCACAGGGGATGTCCGAGTCGCGCGCACACGATACGTTGACCGATCTCGGCGTCGACGACGGGAAGATCGAGGCGTTCCTCGATCAGGTACCCCAGCCCGGTCACTCACAGCGTGGCCACGCGACGCTCACGATCACGAGCGACGGCTCGCCGGACGTGGACCTGCGGGACGTGATCGACGTGGCTCGCGACGCGATGAGCGCGCGCATCTACAACCTCGCGAAGCGCCCGGACGAAGACCACATGACATACCACGCCCACGCGAACGCCAAATTCGTCGAGGACTGCGTGCGGTCGCTCGCCGAATCCGTCGTCGAGGAGTTCGGACACCTCTCCGACGAAACGGTGATCCACATGAAGCAGTCGAACGACGAGTCGATCCACCAGCACAACGCTCACGCGGAGCGTGAACTCACGCTGGAGGCGCTCCGCGAGGAAGTGGGCGACGCGTCCTGAACGGCTATCGAACGTCGAGCGGGGTGGAGTCGTTCCACTGGTTCTCGAAGACGGTACGGACGTCGTCCGCGAAGTCGGCATCCTTGAAGTCGATCATGGCGAAGGTCTCGGT
This window encodes:
- a CDS encoding DUF555 domain-containing protein — its product is MDCRVVVEAAVPVYDVETPDEAIRIAIAKTGEMLNPDLNYVEIEMGSRTSPSGEELQPAFIAADEALVALELEMTVFNVEQEEHASRIARKEIGQRLENVPLTILSVERIESDDETDEDDETDEDDATDEDDATDEDDATDEDDATDEDDELIPEFEELVDE
- a CDS encoding UPF0058 family protein, which translates into the protein MKKQELIHLHGLLAEVEKQCAAWHDDEIDLTAYEEMGVRPTSIHKSKTDHKAAVFKLAKGITSSLDTSEERVAPRAD
- a CDS encoding translation initiation factor IF-2 subunit beta encodes the protein MDYEDSLDRALTETPEISDAVGRFQVPDPEVRTEGNVTSYENFEETHDRLNRERDHLLKFFQSELGTSASIDDRGRARFTGDFKQSRVADALDEYVETFVTCSECGSPDTRLVEERGATVLKCDACGALSSVSEL
- the mptA gene encoding GTP cyclohydrolase MptA; translation: MSHQLPDVQASQPDVTVGLSQVGVTGVEKLVKLDRNGKRPIVLMAEFEVFVDLPSGRKGIDMSRNMQVIDETLEAAVAEPSYRVEEVCGDVAERLLEKHEYTSTAEVRMEADYVTRERTPASELDTQNTATIIAGAVATDEGTREEIGARVTGMTVCPCSQGMSESRAHDTLTDLGVDDGKIEAFLDQVPQPGHSQRGHATLTITSDGSPDVDLRDVIDVARDAMSARIYNLAKRPDEDHMTYHAHANAKFVEDCVRSLAESVVEEFGHLSDETVIHMKQSNDESIHQHNAHAERELTLEALREEVGDAS